From Lysobacter auxotrophicus, the proteins below share one genomic window:
- a CDS encoding fimbrial protein, with the protein MNTLPKCLTALALLPLVSFVGTVHAACAAHDLHVAVPTLSYVGPADAPIIGKQIGSGWGGTSNNVTVLEVSSCPAQYSYAEPIDTPVPGVTYSDGTTTYPVYPTGVAGIGYVMGLRDNNATQWVAIKPPNAQTYPAPGTGTGVQTSTLGWWVRVLFVATGQLKSGAYTLPSKRLARVWGANSSKVQTSPNAYLVFDGSTINVTAKGCDLTSTQDMAVELPAVNVAQFGSVGSSPAASASFDVSLSCQSGVAVYATMTDANAPGSRGTALALGGASTASGVGVRLFRNGLSTPLAFGPDSSAIGNVNQWLVGGGTSASATTYSIPFIARYVQLASSVSPGSVEAAATITLSYQ; encoded by the coding sequence ATGAACACACTCCCAAAGTGCCTGACGGCGCTCGCCTTGCTGCCCCTGGTCTCCTTCGTGGGAACGGTACACGCCGCGTGCGCGGCACACGATCTCCACGTCGCCGTCCCGACGCTTTCCTACGTGGGGCCGGCGGACGCGCCGATCATCGGCAAGCAGATCGGTTCAGGCTGGGGCGGCACGTCCAATAACGTGACCGTACTGGAGGTCTCCAGTTGCCCGGCCCAGTATTCGTACGCCGAGCCGATCGACACGCCGGTTCCCGGTGTCACGTACTCCGACGGTACGACGACCTATCCCGTCTACCCGACGGGTGTCGCCGGCATCGGCTACGTGATGGGCCTGCGGGACAACAACGCGACGCAGTGGGTCGCCATCAAGCCCCCCAATGCGCAGACCTATCCGGCGCCTGGCACCGGCACCGGCGTCCAGACCTCCACGTTGGGGTGGTGGGTGCGCGTGCTCTTCGTGGCTACCGGGCAACTCAAATCGGGCGCCTATACGCTGCCGTCCAAACGCTTGGCCCGGGTCTGGGGCGCGAACAGTTCCAAGGTGCAGACATCGCCCAACGCGTACCTCGTCTTCGACGGGTCCACGATCAATGTGACCGCAAAGGGCTGCGACCTCACCAGCACGCAGGACATGGCGGTCGAGCTGCCGGCCGTGAACGTCGCGCAGTTCGGGAGCGTGGGGTCGAGTCCCGCCGCAAGCGCTTCGTTCGATGTATCGCTGAGCTGCCAGTCGGGCGTGGCGGTGTACGCGACGATGACCGACGCCAACGCGCCGGGCAGCAGGGGCACCGCGCTGGCGCTGGGAGGCGCATCGACCGCGTCGGGGGTCGGCGTGCGGCTGTTCCGCAATGGGCTGTCAACCCCGCTCGCGTTTGGGCCGGATTCGTCCGCCATCGGCAACGTCAACCAGTGGCTCGTCGGTGGCGGTACGTCCGCAAGCGCCACCACCTATTCGATCCCCTTCATCGCCCGGTACGTACAACTCGCCAGCTCGGTATCGCCGGGAAGCGTGGAGGCGGCCGCGACGATCACGCTCTCGTACCAGTGA
- a CDS encoding fimbria/pilus outer membrane usher protein, whose amino-acid sequence MHSMDPCAIAPAVRGLRRKRIALFVLAALGQMPLGASASPDPAPAPEPSPEPAPDAFEFSPQFLGDSAATTDLSRFERANAVLPGDYLGDVYLNGYRIARQSVAFRASPTGGDARACVSGALLETLGVDTAQLLAAGVDLSQACIDIESAIPAARVAFDMNQLRLDVSIPQAALKRSARGQVDPALWDRGVNAFTLGYNLSANQLDYASGDRTRGAYAGLTMGLNLRGWRIRNQSGYRWEHGVGDDYQNVRTYAEHDVAALQSQFTAGDTFTSGELFDSTAFRGVKLATDDRMQPDSTRGYAPIVRGVAETNARVVVRQAGFVIYEANVAPGAFQIDDLYATGYGGDLDVTVTEADGRQRTFSVPYAAVPQLLRPGSWRYSAVAGQVRNDALHGDSPWFLEGTYQRGFSNLFTAYTGGQATDDGLYRSVLLGAAFNTPVGAVSLDVTGSRTTFDVPDETQSGYSTRLAYSKSIPQTNTDFALAAYRYSSIGYLSLGDAVRLDDAMRYGELAGGVFEGAGSQRSRFQLTVSQSLGERGGSLFVSGARSDYWGDALPVDSSYQIGWNKQFRNVSLGVNASRSRVIGSGYDNQATVSVTMPLGASSARATPPQLSIAAGHAYDGNSVQAGVTGNAGRRGQFNYGVNGNFNDRDTDSVGINAGWRAAFAALGASYSRNAQSRQASMSANGGLVVHPGGITLASQLGDTIGVVEARGAHGARLGSEGAGRVDRRGYAIAGHLTPYRINEVVLDPKGLSADVELDTSRVQTVPRAGAVVPLKFGASVGRAILLHAWLDDGEPVPFGAQVEELDGTEVGLVGQGGQVFVRRAVDRDGPMRVKWGLADRVCLIDPAAGKARSSRSRVSEFDAVCSAPAIASAHAAASGEGRSARTSE is encoded by the coding sequence ATGCATTCAATGGATCCGTGCGCCATCGCACCGGCCGTCAGGGGCCTGAGGCGAAAGCGCATTGCACTTTTCGTACTGGCCGCGCTGGGGCAGATGCCGCTGGGCGCCTCCGCCTCACCCGACCCGGCGCCCGCGCCCGAACCTTCTCCCGAGCCCGCGCCCGACGCCTTCGAGTTCAGTCCGCAGTTCCTCGGCGATTCCGCCGCGACGACCGACCTGTCGCGCTTCGAGCGCGCGAACGCCGTGCTGCCCGGCGACTATCTGGGCGATGTCTACCTCAACGGGTATCGGATCGCGCGCCAGTCGGTGGCGTTCCGTGCGAGTCCTACCGGCGGCGATGCGCGCGCCTGCGTGTCCGGCGCGCTGCTGGAGACGCTCGGGGTCGACACCGCGCAACTGCTCGCCGCCGGCGTGGACCTGTCGCAGGCGTGCATCGACATCGAAAGCGCGATCCCGGCGGCGCGCGTCGCCTTCGACATGAACCAGTTGCGCCTCGACGTGTCGATCCCGCAGGCCGCGCTGAAGCGAAGCGCGCGCGGACAGGTCGATCCCGCCCTCTGGGATCGAGGCGTCAACGCCTTCACGCTGGGCTACAACCTCAGCGCGAACCAGCTCGACTACGCGTCGGGCGATCGGACGCGCGGTGCGTACGCGGGGCTCACGATGGGCCTCAACCTGCGCGGATGGCGCATCCGCAACCAGTCGGGCTATCGCTGGGAGCACGGTGTTGGCGATGATTACCAGAACGTCCGCACCTATGCCGAACACGATGTCGCGGCGCTGCAGTCGCAGTTCACGGCAGGCGATACGTTCACGTCCGGCGAGCTGTTCGACTCGACCGCGTTCCGCGGCGTCAAGCTCGCAACCGACGACCGCATGCAACCCGACTCGACGCGTGGTTACGCGCCGATCGTGCGCGGCGTGGCCGAAACCAACGCGCGGGTGGTGGTGCGGCAGGCCGGCTTCGTGATCTACGAGGCGAATGTCGCGCCGGGCGCGTTCCAGATCGACGATCTCTACGCGACCGGCTACGGCGGCGACCTGGACGTCACGGTGACCGAAGCCGATGGCAGGCAGCGGACGTTCTCCGTGCCGTATGCCGCGGTGCCGCAACTGCTTCGTCCAGGCAGCTGGCGTTACTCCGCCGTGGCCGGGCAGGTGCGCAACGACGCGTTGCACGGCGATTCGCCGTGGTTCCTCGAAGGCACGTACCAGCGCGGCTTCAGCAACCTGTTCACGGCGTACACCGGCGGGCAGGCCACGGACGACGGCCTGTACCGCAGCGTATTGCTTGGCGCGGCGTTCAACACGCCGGTGGGAGCGGTGTCGCTCGACGTGACCGGATCGCGCACGACGTTCGACGTTCCGGACGAAACGCAGTCCGGCTACAGCACGCGCCTGGCGTACAGCAAGAGCATTCCGCAGACGAACACGGACTTCGCGCTCGCCGCGTACCGCTATTCGAGCATCGGGTATCTGTCGCTGGGCGATGCGGTGCGACTGGACGATGCGATGCGCTACGGCGAACTGGCCGGTGGTGTCTTCGAAGGCGCCGGAAGCCAGCGCAGCCGTTTCCAGCTGACCGTCAGCCAGAGCCTGGGCGAACGCGGCGGATCGCTGTTCGTCAGCGGCGCGCGCAGCGACTACTGGGGCGATGCGCTGCCGGTGGACTCGAGTTACCAGATCGGCTGGAACAAGCAGTTCCGCAACGTGTCGCTCGGCGTGAATGCAAGCCGCAGCCGCGTGATCGGCAGCGGGTACGACAACCAGGCGACGGTCAGCGTCACCATGCCGCTCGGCGCGTCGAGTGCGCGCGCCACGCCGCCGCAACTGTCGATCGCGGCCGGACACGCGTACGACGGAAATTCCGTACAGGCCGGCGTCACCGGCAATGCGGGCCGTCGCGGACAGTTCAACTACGGCGTCAACGGCAACTTCAACGATCGCGACACGGACAGCGTGGGCATCAACGCCGGTTGGCGTGCGGCCTTCGCGGCACTGGGCGCATCGTATTCGCGCAATGCGCAGAGCCGGCAGGCATCCATGTCGGCGAACGGTGGCCTCGTCGTGCATCCGGGCGGCATCACACTGGCATCGCAACTGGGCGACACCATCGGCGTGGTGGAAGCACGCGGCGCGCACGGTGCGCGTCTTGGGAGCGAGGGCGCGGGCCGAGTCGACCGTCGCGGTTACGCGATCGCCGGGCATCTCACGCCGTACCGCATCAACGAAGTCGTGCTCGATCCGAAGGGGCTGTCGGCCGACGTTGAACTGGACACGTCGCGCGTGCAGACCGTTCCACGCGCCGGCGCCGTGGTGCCGCTGAAATTCGGCGCGAGTGTCGGGCGGGCGATCCTGCTCCATGCGTGGCTGGACGACGGCGAGCCGGTCCCGTTCGGCGCGCAGGTCGAAGAGTTGGACGGAACCGAAGTCGGGCTGGTGGGACAAGGCGGACAGGTGTTCGTGCGGCGCGCCGTCGATCGCGACGGGCCGATGCGCGTGAAGTGGGGCCTGGCCGACCGCGTATGCCTGATCGACCCCGCGGCGGGCAAGGCCCGAAGCAGCCGTTCGCGCGTCAGCGAATTCGATGCCGTCTGCAGCGCTCCCGCTATCGCATCCGCGCACGCGGCGGCGAGCGGCGAGGGGCGTTCGGCGCGCACGTCCGAGTAG
- a CDS encoding fimbria/pilus periplasmic chaperone — protein sequence MKLLARVGCAFAWTAASVLAPAHADIQISGTRVIYPADEAEVTVQVDNNGSGPRLLQIWTDGGDPNETAATSTAPFLVTPPMSRLEPGKGQALRLMFTGTDVPQDRESVYWLNVLEVPPRPKSDGGADNFLQFAVRTRIKIFYRPGGLRGAPLDAIGQLTWRMVHSGGSASLECTNPSAYNVSFAQVRPERAPREDMPKGGMCPAMGRATFPVQSPAGSGPGTVLITAINDFGGFVESRAPYTD from the coding sequence ATGAAACTGCTCGCACGAGTGGGTTGTGCGTTCGCGTGGACGGCTGCATCCGTCCTCGCACCGGCCCACGCCGACATACAGATCAGCGGAACCCGCGTGATCTATCCCGCCGACGAGGCGGAAGTGACCGTCCAGGTCGACAACAACGGCAGCGGACCGCGCCTGCTGCAGATCTGGACCGACGGTGGCGATCCGAACGAAACCGCCGCCACCAGCACCGCGCCGTTCCTCGTGACGCCGCCCATGTCGCGGCTGGAACCCGGCAAGGGCCAGGCGTTGCGGCTCATGTTCACCGGCACCGACGTCCCGCAGGATCGCGAATCGGTGTACTGGCTCAACGTGCTGGAAGTGCCGCCGCGCCCGAAGTCCGACGGCGGCGCGGACAACTTCCTGCAGTTCGCCGTGCGCACGCGCATCAAGATCTTCTACCGCCCGGGCGGCCTGCGCGGCGCGCCGCTCGACGCGATCGGGCAGCTGACGTGGCGCATGGTCCACTCCGGCGGTTCCGCATCGTTGGAGTGCACCAACCCGAGCGCCTACAACGTGTCGTTCGCACAAGTGCGACCGGAGCGCGCTCCGCGCGAAGACATGCCCAAGGGCGGCATGTGCCCCGCGATGGGGCGCGCGACGTTTCCCGTCCAGTCGCCAGCCGGCAGTGGCCCCGGCACGGTACTGATCACCGCGATCAACGACTTCGGCGGCTTCGTCGAAAGCCGCGCGCCGTACACGGACTGA
- a CDS encoding fimbrial protein: MSKTLISAALFAAIGFTSLSAAAADGKISFTGKISDVTCTIKGGDNTDGGTSNFTVTLPSVSTTALKASGQSAGDTPFSVVVGGSGQSGCTNGKIAKMWFETSTPTIDTANGGRLKNTATGGASNVVVGLLNKAGANINLSNNAGGDGSAETIADNTATLQYTAQYYATGVATAGDVSTYVNYSVVYN, from the coding sequence ATGAGCAAGACCCTGATTTCCGCCGCGCTGTTCGCGGCCATCGGCTTCACTTCCCTGTCCGCCGCGGCCGCGGACGGCAAGATCAGCTTCACCGGCAAGATTTCCGACGTCACCTGCACCATCAAGGGCGGCGACAACACCGATGGCGGCACCAGCAACTTCACCGTGACGCTGCCAAGCGTTTCCACCACGGCGCTGAAGGCCTCGGGCCAGAGCGCGGGCGACACGCCCTTCAGCGTGGTCGTGGGCGGCAGCGGGCAGTCGGGCTGCACGAACGGCAAGATCGCGAAGATGTGGTTCGAAACCAGCACGCCGACGATCGATACCGCGAACGGCGGCCGCCTGAAGAACACCGCCACCGGCGGCGCGTCCAACGTCGTCGTGGGCCTGCTGAACAAGGCCGGCGCGAACATCAACCTGTCCAACAACGCCGGCGGCGACGGCTCGGCGGAGACCATCGCCGACAACACCGCCACGCTGCAGTACACCGCGCAGTACTACGCGACCGGTGTCGCGACCGCGGGCGACGTGAGCACGTACGTCAACTACTCGGTCGTCTACAACTGA
- a CDS encoding DUF1214 domain-containing protein, translating to MSRPRTTPLALAIALVALSACNRTPDATPATDTATPAPAAAPASQRSYTDQDISDAYIYLLSRLLVLRQQQSDFKEGFKWNEIVHRKPGAVDWPNPNLDVAYSEAWIAVDENSCTLVTVPKVTGRYYTVQFLNGWGETLANINERTQRAHPNGEFAVCLKGANVQLPANATRIDLPVKYARVLARVELGEDWKGAEALQHQFAFKATGTPALPTLPTIPSFDMDKLPGAEAFEAAPAVLDSEADLNTGMDAVAAKARAIAEGIKDPAERARVDQVIREKALADFAKASPTIGHGTTKNHWARPAVSGNYKNDWLGRTLVNYAGIWANDMDEVVYYKGNLDSTGTQLNGDHVYTLTFPKDDLPEKYANYFWSVIAVDTRHMRVLPNAKNRFLLNRESDLKYNPDGSLTLYFADQKPADAPEGNWLPTPRGQDYRLTFRFYGPKGGVADGTYFPPPIMKRS from the coding sequence ATGTCACGCCCCCGCACCACACCCCTCGCCCTGGCCATCGCGCTGGTGGCCCTCAGCGCGTGCAACCGCACCCCGGACGCCACACCGGCTACCGATACCGCGACGCCCGCACCTGCCGCCGCGCCTGCGTCGCAACGGTCCTACACCGACCAGGACATCAGCGACGCGTACATCTACCTGCTCAGCCGCCTGCTCGTGCTGCGCCAGCAGCAATCGGACTTCAAGGAAGGCTTCAAGTGGAACGAGATCGTCCACCGCAAGCCGGGCGCGGTGGACTGGCCAAATCCCAACCTCGACGTCGCCTATTCCGAAGCGTGGATCGCCGTCGACGAGAACAGTTGCACGCTGGTCACCGTGCCCAAGGTGACGGGCCGCTACTACACCGTGCAGTTCCTCAACGGCTGGGGCGAGACGCTGGCGAACATCAACGAACGCACGCAGCGCGCGCATCCGAATGGCGAGTTCGCGGTGTGCCTGAAGGGCGCCAACGTCCAGCTTCCGGCGAATGCCACGCGCATCGACCTGCCGGTGAAGTACGCGCGTGTCCTGGCGCGCGTGGAACTGGGCGAGGACTGGAAGGGCGCTGAAGCGCTGCAGCACCAGTTCGCCTTCAAGGCCACCGGCACGCCGGCGCTGCCCACCTTGCCGACGATCCCGTCGTTCGACATGGACAAGCTGCCCGGCGCCGAGGCGTTCGAAGCCGCGCCGGCCGTGCTCGACAGCGAAGCCGACCTGAACACCGGCATGGACGCGGTGGCCGCGAAGGCGCGTGCGATCGCCGAGGGCATCAAGGACCCTGCCGAACGCGCGCGGGTCGACCAGGTCATCCGCGAGAAGGCGCTGGCCGACTTCGCCAAGGCGTCGCCGACCATCGGCCACGGCACGACGAAGAACCACTGGGCCCGCCCCGCCGTATCGGGCAACTACAAGAACGACTGGCTCGGCCGCACGCTCGTCAACTACGCCGGCATCTGGGCGAACGACATGGACGAGGTGGTCTATTACAAGGGCAACCTGGACAGCACGGGCACGCAGCTCAACGGCGACCACGTGTACACGCTGACCTTCCCGAAGGACGACCTGCCGGAGAAGTACGCGAACTACTTCTGGTCGGTGATCGCGGTGGACACGCGCCACATGCGCGTCCTGCCGAACGCGAAGAACCGCTTCCTGCTCAACCGCGAATCGGACCTGAAGTACAACCCCGACGGCTCGCTCACGCTGTACTTCGCCGACCAGAAGCCGGCCGATGCGCCCGAGGGCAACTGGTTGCCGACCCCGCGCGGACAGGACTACCGGTTGACCTTCCGCTTCTACGGACCGAAGGGCGGCGTGGCCGATGGCACGTACTTCCCGCCGCCGATCATGAAGCGCTCGTAA
- a CDS encoding ATP-binding protein — translation MSLGNPPHPIRLASRCLILLALLVCGLANAQHANAPRRPASAAQRAQISLTPSEDAWRRAHPVIQVGVFAGDFVPFEAWRGGRPEGLGVDYIRTLAARAGMQVEFHPYTDWEAIALGTSGTAEPYDVLLAQPVIAQRMERFHMLRPFAASQQVMLVARKGDLQIRQARDLDSARVVVERRFRLPAKVFAERHPRATLVYADDGRQALEMLTRGQADAYLGVTLPRTTALVRQRQADDVAILGALDLPTFELAPAVRRDHNELASILRKAEATIPDHEVEQMRQRWGAGDVPSLATSHAVGLTRSEREWIAHLPVLRVGYEVDRFPYSFLAREGGFDGIAANYLDLIQRKLGLRVQLVPADDWNSLQRMALAHEVDMIATGSTGDIDGNEMVFSRSYEDFPQVIVARLHGPAIASASDLGGRTVAVRDEPGVLSSLHALLPQTQLRTVGGNEAGLALVANGGADAYIGTLPAIDALIRNRYAGELRVVGPAGFDTELSFGVQRQYEPLIPLIDRVLDSTPDDERQSIRARWLTTDFVYGVPWRWVLLATAAVLLVMSAIGLAYARLRRASQLQARAETALAAQLHFQQALLENIPYAVFVKDRDGRYIAVNRAYETMFSVRREQIIGRTVEQSTHASGIDHEVLTGEDMQVLASGQGSRRELTVPARGARDGVHHLIVWRHPLAASENGPLRLIGTIVDVTEIREAEARARASEQRLHDITGAMPGTVFQFRVSADGRRGFTYVAGDVEGMLGMPQDELLHHESLVFARLHPDDQPRVERAVEAAAQTLKPIPAFDVRMRIGEDWRWLRTEGGSPRRLPDGAVEWSGYWVDTTELHQQAHALGEAKAQAEAAVAAKSTFLAAMSHEIRTPMTGVLGLMELLTQTPLDHEQSSMASMARDSARALLQILDDILDYSRIESGRLAISDADFDLRELVDSVAGLFGVRAKEGGVRLYSIVDWRLATRFRGDAMRIRQIVANLLSNALKFTAQGHVALQVRLLNETPHGQRLRIEVADTGIGIAPENLARLFQPFTQAEESTTRRYGGTGLGLSISRRLAEMMDGSLHLESEPGDGTRAVLELALAVVQPLQGRPEFEGRSAVMCVGDELRSQEIGNGLSSFGFSLIEAEASDLVEFDAGDMDLLLVDAGIPVPDVLTDRPLVRVLRDDEAGPTRAGEVRLSGDPQSTRALARACHEALGLIVSDATAPASALASAPREARILVAEDHPINRAVIGRQLESLGYAFAMATNGDEALAELRRAHYDLLLTDCHMPVMDGYALTRAVRASEVGDVHLPIVGLSASVLPEQIQRCRDAGMDDFLGKPIQLDALAAKLSSLLLSPSSMGTPFTAGEPEGLDRLRGMYEDDADYRRVLGDLLDISRTELAELDDAIEEGDPARQRELLHRIEGALVLVGAHMAPPEDSPRDVALRRAAIVATLDSIESALRESRSGAIG, via the coding sequence ATGAGCTTGGGCAATCCTCCGCATCCAATCCGGCTCGCCTCGCGGTGTCTGATCCTCCTCGCGCTGCTGGTCTGCGGCCTGGCGAACGCCCAGCATGCGAACGCGCCGCGCCGCCCGGCCTCTGCGGCGCAACGCGCGCAGATTTCGCTGACGCCGTCCGAAGACGCATGGCGACGCGCGCACCCGGTGATCCAGGTGGGCGTGTTCGCCGGTGATTTCGTGCCGTTCGAAGCCTGGCGCGGCGGCCGCCCGGAAGGCCTCGGCGTCGATTACATCCGCACGCTCGCCGCGCGCGCCGGCATGCAGGTGGAGTTCCATCCCTATACCGACTGGGAAGCCATCGCGCTCGGCACCTCCGGCACCGCCGAACCCTACGACGTCCTGCTCGCGCAGCCGGTCATCGCGCAGCGCATGGAGCGCTTCCACATGCTGCGGCCGTTCGCGGCGTCGCAACAGGTGATGCTGGTCGCGCGAAAAGGCGACCTGCAGATCCGTCAGGCGCGCGACCTGGACTCGGCCCGCGTGGTGGTCGAACGCCGCTTCCGGCTGCCGGCGAAGGTGTTCGCCGAACGCCATCCCCGCGCGACGCTGGTCTACGCGGACGACGGGCGCCAGGCGCTGGAGATGCTCACCCGCGGTCAGGCCGACGCGTACCTTGGCGTCACGCTTCCGCGCACGACCGCGCTGGTGCGCCAGCGCCAGGCGGACGACGTGGCGATTCTCGGCGCGCTCGACCTGCCGACGTTCGAGCTGGCGCCCGCGGTTCGTCGCGATCACAACGAACTGGCCAGCATCCTGCGCAAGGCCGAAGCGACGATCCCCGACCACGAAGTCGAGCAGATGCGACAGCGCTGGGGCGCGGGCGACGTGCCGTCGCTGGCGACATCGCACGCCGTGGGCCTGACGCGCAGCGAACGCGAGTGGATCGCCCACCTTCCCGTGCTTCGCGTCGGGTATGAGGTCGATCGTTTCCCGTACAGCTTCCTCGCGCGCGAAGGCGGATTCGACGGCATCGCCGCGAACTACCTCGACCTGATCCAGCGCAAGCTCGGACTTCGCGTGCAACTCGTGCCCGCGGACGACTGGAACAGCCTGCAGCGCATGGCACTGGCGCACGAAGTCGACATGATCGCCACCGGCAGCACCGGCGACATCGACGGCAACGAGATGGTGTTCAGCCGATCCTACGAGGACTTCCCGCAGGTCATCGTCGCGCGCCTGCACGGCCCGGCGATTGCCAGCGCATCGGATCTCGGCGGACGCACCGTCGCCGTGCGCGACGAGCCCGGCGTGCTGTCGTCGCTGCACGCGCTGCTTCCGCAGACGCAGCTGCGCACCGTGGGCGGGAACGAAGCCGGGCTCGCGCTGGTCGCGAACGGCGGCGCCGATGCCTACATCGGCACGCTGCCGGCGATCGACGCCCTCATCCGCAACCGCTACGCCGGCGAGCTGCGCGTGGTGGGGCCTGCCGGCTTCGATACGGAGTTGTCGTTCGGGGTGCAACGCCAGTACGAGCCGCTGATACCGCTCATCGATCGCGTGCTCGACAGCACGCCGGACGACGAACGCCAGTCCATCCGCGCGCGCTGGCTGACCACCGACTTCGTGTATGGCGTGCCGTGGCGATGGGTGCTGCTCGCAACCGCCGCCGTGCTGCTGGTGATGAGCGCCATCGGCTTGGCCTATGCGCGACTGCGACGCGCTTCGCAACTGCAGGCGCGGGCGGAAACCGCGCTCGCCGCGCAACTACACTTCCAGCAGGCGCTGCTGGAGAACATTCCCTACGCCGTGTTCGTGAAGGACCGCGACGGCCGCTACATCGCGGTGAACCGCGCGTACGAGACGATGTTCAGCGTGCGGCGCGAACAGATCATCGGTCGCACCGTCGAGCAGAGCACGCATGCGAGCGGGATCGACCACGAGGTCCTCACCGGCGAGGACATGCAGGTGCTCGCGTCCGGGCAGGGGTCGCGGCGCGAATTGACGGTTCCGGCACGCGGTGCGCGCGACGGCGTCCATCACCTGATCGTGTGGCGCCATCCGCTCGCCGCGTCGGAGAACGGACCGTTGCGCCTGATCGGAACGATCGTCGACGTGACGGAAATCCGCGAGGCTGAAGCACGCGCGCGCGCCTCGGAGCAACGACTGCACGACATCACCGGGGCCATGCCCGGCACGGTGTTCCAGTTCCGTGTATCGGCCGACGGGCGGCGCGGCTTCACCTACGTCGCCGGCGACGTGGAAGGCATGCTGGGCATGCCGCAGGACGAACTGCTGCATCACGAATCGCTGGTGTTCGCGCGCCTGCATCCGGACGACCAGCCGCGCGTGGAGCGCGCGGTGGAGGCGGCCGCGCAGACGCTGAAGCCGATTCCGGCGTTCGACGTGCGCATGCGCATCGGCGAGGACTGGCGCTGGCTCCGGACCGAAGGCGGTTCGCCGCGACGCCTGCCCGATGGCGCGGTCGAATGGAGCGGCTACTGGGTCGATACCACCGAGCTGCACCAGCAGGCGCACGCGCTGGGCGAGGCCAAGGCGCAGGCCGAGGCCGCCGTCGCGGCGAAGAGCACCTTCCTGGCGGCGATGAGCCATGAAATCCGCACACCGATGACCGGCGTGCTGGGCCTGATGGAGCTGCTCACGCAGACACCGCTCGACCACGAGCAGTCCAGCATGGCGTCGATGGCGCGCGATTCGGCGCGCGCGCTGCTGCAGATCCTCGACGACATCCTGGATTACTCGCGCATCGAGTCCGGCCGCCTGGCCATCAGCGATGCCGATTTCGACCTGCGCGAACTGGTGGACAGCGTCGCCGGCCTGTTCGGCGTGCGTGCGAAGGAAGGCGGCGTGCGCCTGTACTCGATCGTCGACTGGCGACTGGCCACGCGGTTCCGCGGCGACGCCATGCGCATCCGCCAGATCGTCGCCAACCTGCTCAGCAACGCGCTCAAGTTCACCGCGCAGGGCCACGTGGCGCTGCAGGTGCGACTGCTGAACGAAACACCGCATGGCCAACGCCTGCGTATCGAAGTGGCCGACACCGGCATCGGCATCGCGCCGGAAAACCTCGCGCGCCTGTTCCAGCCATTCACCCAAGCGGAAGAATCCACCACGCGCCGCTACGGCGGAACGGGGCTCGGGTTGTCGATCAGCCGCCGGCTCGCGGAGATGATGGACGGCAGCCTGCACCTGGAGAGCGAACCCGGCGACGGCACGCGTGCGGTGCTGGAACTCGCGCTGGCCGTCGTGCAGCCGTTGCAGGGGCGGCCGGAATTCGAGGGCCGCTCGGCGGTCATGTGCGTCGGCGACGAGTTGCGTTCGCAGGAAATCGGCAACGGCCTGAGCTCGTTCGGCTTCAGCCTGATCGAGGCGGAAGCCTCGGACCTGGTCGAGTTCGACGCCGGCGACATGGACCTGCTCCTTGTCGACGCCGGCATCCCCGTACCCGACGTGCTGACGGACCGCCCGCTGGTGCGTGTGCTGCGCGATGACGAGGCGGGACCGACCCGCGCCGGCGAGGTTCGCCTGTCCGGCGATCCCCAGAGCACGCGTGCACTGGCGCGTGCGTGCCACGAAGCGCTCGGCCTCATCGTGAGCGACGCGACGGCGCCCGCCTCCGCGTTGGCGAGCGCACCGCGCGAGGCGCGCATCCTCGTCGCGGAAGACCACCCGATCAACCGTGCGGTGATCGGCCGCCAGCTGGAGAGCCTCGGCTACGCGTTCGCCATGGCGACCAACGGCGACGAGGCATTGGCGGAACTGCGTCGCGCGCACTACGACCTGCTGCTCACCGACTGCCACATGCCGGTGATGGACGGTTACGCACTGACGCGCGCAGTACGCGCTTCGGAAGTCGGCGACGTGCACCTGCCGATCGTCGGGCTGTCCGCAAGCGTGCTGCCCGAACAGATCCAGCGCTGCCGGGACGCCGGCATGGACGATTTCCTCGGAAAACCCATCCAGCTCGACGCATTGGCGGCGAAGCTCTCGTCGCTGTTGCTGTCGCCGTCGTCGATGGGCACCCCGTTCACCGCTGGCGAGCCCGAAGGCCTGGATCGCCTTCGCGGAATGTACGAGGACGACGCGGATTACCGGCGCGTGCTCGGCGACCTGCTCGACATCAGCCGCACCGAGCTGGCGGAACTCGACGACGCCATTGAGGAAGGCGATCCGGCACGGCAGCGCGAACTGCTGCATCGCATCGAGGGCGCACTGGTGCTGGTCGGCGCGCACATGGCACCGCCGGAGGATTCCCCGCGCGATGTCGCGCTACGCCGCGCGGCGATCGTCGCCACGCTCGACAGCATCGAATCGGCGCTGCGCGAATCCCGCAGCGGCGCGATCGGCTGA